In Sporichthya polymorpha DSM 43042, a genomic segment contains:
- a CDS encoding glycosyltransferase gives MARFRSVADKVRRSAPPVDPPAAPSADPKLLVGLSATPPADEGWTAVELLALGPAHAQDWAEVEIRAGSLAELRRALPWLVHAGRTPRLRVAVARTDRPRALRPPALVGNRPVASALLTRKPLQVEVELAKPAAVAALVRACLSPVEEIGRRHGAPGLRAAVADPAALSWTTGLPHVPLAREPDPADPLPPPDLVLRREQTGLPPVDTAFCSPAGFRPDAAGFAELVAAPDGLLLQGPAGTLGTLDPLVGLTENHIRSLREFAAVRVADASAPGLSRVLSQLSCAGVPVCAPHLTADLDEELGPDLAARLRDLTPSQLEDPLAREAWSVSTRRTALGRFSPDAYWRARQGDAGPTVSVVLATRRPDLLSFALAQVERQDWPRLEVVLVLHGAAADHPAVTAAAAALTRPLTVVEVPADVVFGRALQTGLARCSGRLVTKMDDDDWYGVHHVTDLVQAHAHSGATLVGSSGYHLYVADADATLRWTKNPTEAAATWVHGGTMLLARDDLTALGGWPAVPVGEDAHLIRAVRESGGWIYGIHDLGFLYYRGQGHTWMPATGSQFWLDAEVPRAAGFAPPPQLDALPHPWVARPG, from the coding sequence ATGGCCCGGTTCCGCTCCGTGGCGGACAAGGTCCGACGTTCCGCCCCGCCGGTCGATCCGCCGGCCGCCCCGTCCGCCGACCCGAAACTCCTGGTCGGCCTGAGTGCCACGCCTCCTGCCGACGAGGGGTGGACGGCCGTCGAGCTCCTGGCCCTCGGTCCCGCGCACGCCCAGGACTGGGCGGAGGTGGAGATTCGCGCCGGGTCCCTGGCTGAGCTCCGACGGGCGCTGCCCTGGCTCGTCCACGCCGGCCGCACCCCCCGGCTGCGCGTCGCCGTCGCCCGGACCGACCGGCCCCGGGCCCTGCGCCCACCGGCGCTCGTCGGCAACCGCCCGGTCGCGAGCGCCCTCCTGACCCGCAAGCCGCTCCAGGTCGAGGTCGAGCTCGCGAAGCCGGCCGCGGTCGCCGCCCTCGTCCGGGCCTGCCTGTCCCCGGTCGAGGAGATCGGTCGCCGCCACGGCGCGCCCGGTCTCCGCGCCGCCGTCGCGGACCCGGCGGCCCTGTCCTGGACCACGGGCCTCCCGCACGTCCCGCTCGCCCGGGAGCCCGACCCGGCCGACCCGCTCCCGCCGCCCGACCTCGTGCTGAGGCGGGAGCAGACCGGCCTGCCCCCGGTCGACACCGCGTTCTGCTCCCCCGCCGGGTTCCGGCCCGACGCCGCCGGGTTCGCGGAGCTCGTCGCCGCCCCGGACGGGCTGCTCCTGCAGGGCCCCGCCGGCACCCTGGGCACGCTGGATCCCCTAGTCGGTCTGACGGAGAATCACATCCGGTCGCTGCGGGAGTTCGCCGCCGTCCGCGTCGCCGACGCCTCCGCACCCGGTCTGTCCCGCGTGCTTTCCCAGCTGAGCTGCGCGGGCGTCCCGGTCTGCGCCCCCCACCTGACGGCCGACCTCGACGAGGAACTCGGGCCCGACCTCGCCGCCCGGCTGCGCGATCTGACGCCGAGCCAGCTCGAGGATCCGCTCGCCCGCGAGGCCTGGTCCGTGTCGACCCGCCGCACCGCGCTCGGGCGCTTCTCCCCCGACGCGTACTGGCGGGCCCGCCAGGGCGACGCCGGGCCCACCGTCAGCGTCGTCCTCGCGACCCGCCGCCCCGATCTGCTGTCGTTCGCGCTGGCGCAGGTCGAGCGCCAGGACTGGCCGCGCCTTGAGGTCGTCCTCGTCCTGCACGGCGCGGCCGCAGACCATCCGGCGGTCACCGCCGCGGCCGCCGCGCTCACCCGCCCGCTGACCGTGGTCGAGGTCCCCGCGGACGTCGTGTTCGGGCGCGCCCTGCAGACCGGGCTCGCCCGCTGCAGCGGGCGGCTCGTCACGAAGATGGACGACGACGACTGGTACGGAGTCCACCACGTGACCGACCTGGTCCAGGCCCACGCCCACAGCGGGGCGACGCTGGTGGGGTCGAGCGGCTACCACCTCTACGTCGCGGACGCCGACGCCACGCTCCGCTGGACGAAGAACCCGACCGAGGCCGCGGCCACCTGGGTCCACGGCGGCACGATGCTGCTCGCCCGCGACGACCTCACCGCCCTCGGTGGCTGGCCGGCGGTCCCCGTCGGCGAGGACGCCCACCTGATCCGCGCGGTCCGCGAGTCCGGCGGCTGGATCTACGGCATCCACGACCTCGGCTTCCTGTACTACCGGGGCCAGGGGCACACCTGGATGCCGGCGACGGGCTCGCAGTTCTGGCTCGACGCCGAGGTCCCCCGCGCCGCCGGGTTCGCCCCGCCGCCCCAGCTCGACGCCCTGCCGCACCCCTGGGTCGCGCGCCCGGGCTAG
- a CDS encoding sugar phosphate nucleotidyltransferase — protein sequence MRAFVLAGGLGNRLRPLTIVIPKPLVPVGEFSIIEILAKQLAAQGFDRMTIAVGHLASLIHAYCGDGKAWGIEIDYVHEDEPLGTAGCLSLVEDLTDDRVLVLNGDILTNVNFAEAYRAHDPADGATIFANQRSVAVDYGVLESDGDGYLAEYIEKPKLSYAVSMGIYVISANVISEFVPPGQRLDMPDLMRALMKSGRRVRVVPSDAYWLDLGAMDDLNAATERFNEDPSFFLP from the coding sequence ATGCGTGCCTTCGTCCTGGCCGGCGGCCTCGGTAATCGCCTGCGTCCGCTCACCATCGTCATCCCGAAGCCGCTGGTGCCCGTCGGGGAGTTCTCGATCATCGAGATTCTCGCGAAGCAGCTGGCTGCGCAGGGCTTCGACCGCATGACGATCGCCGTGGGGCACCTCGCCTCGCTGATCCACGCGTACTGCGGCGACGGCAAGGCCTGGGGCATCGAGATCGACTACGTGCACGAGGACGAGCCGCTCGGGACGGCCGGCTGCCTCTCGCTCGTCGAGGACCTCACCGACGACCGTGTGCTCGTGCTCAACGGCGACATCCTCACCAACGTGAACTTCGCCGAGGCGTACCGCGCGCACGACCCGGCCGACGGGGCGACGATCTTCGCCAACCAGCGGTCGGTCGCCGTCGACTACGGCGTGCTCGAGAGCGACGGCGACGGCTACCTCGCCGAGTACATCGAGAAGCCGAAGCTCTCCTACGCGGTGAGCATGGGCATCTACGTGATCTCGGCGAACGTCATCTCGGAGTTCGTTCCGCCGGGGCAGCGTCTCGACATGCCGGATCTGATGCGGGCTCTGATGAAGTCCGGGCGGCGTGTGCGGGTCGTCCCGAGCGACGCGTACTGGCTCGACCTCGGCGCGATGGACGACCTGAACGCGGCGACGGAACGCTTCAACGAGGATCCCTCGTTCTTTCTCCCGTGA
- a CDS encoding glycoside hydrolase family 16 protein, with protein sequence MKRSLVGAATAGALALTGALSLATVGGASAGETAPQQQTVTAKPGQSAAVETTAAKKWKLVFSDNFSGSKLSSKWYTYPTGPWAGRSCATATPAMAKPKKGKLHVRATVNKSRSGTSKCKKFFYNGQIASKQAFRYGKFEARIKYQSSPGVGGAFWLLPGKEAPTDVSPSNPAAYRGGEVDIAEYFGDRYKPVGSMYHFVYWPKQTSGGIKTIKTGGPQPGSKKALKGKLPSKGFHTYTLEWTPTKYVFKIDGKVTATIKQGVSKRKQFVLFSMLTSDWMLPLQKSNSMPATMQVDWVKVYQKK encoded by the coding sequence ATGAAGCGATCGCTCGTCGGCGCCGCCACCGCCGGTGCCCTGGCGCTCACCGGCGCTCTGTCCCTGGCCACGGTCGGCGGCGCGTCCGCCGGTGAGACCGCGCCGCAGCAGCAGACCGTGACGGCCAAGCCCGGCCAGAGCGCGGCGGTCGAGACCACCGCGGCGAAGAAGTGGAAGCTGGTCTTCAGCGACAACTTCTCCGGCAGCAAGCTCTCGTCGAAGTGGTACACGTACCCGACCGGTCCGTGGGCCGGCCGCAGCTGCGCGACCGCCACGCCCGCCATGGCGAAGCCGAAGAAGGGCAAGCTCCACGTGCGGGCGACCGTCAACAAGAGCAGGTCCGGCACGTCGAAGTGCAAGAAGTTCTTCTACAACGGCCAGATCGCGTCGAAGCAGGCGTTCCGCTACGGCAAGTTCGAGGCCCGGATCAAGTACCAGTCCTCGCCCGGCGTGGGCGGCGCGTTCTGGCTGCTGCCGGGCAAGGAGGCCCCGACCGACGTCTCGCCGAGCAACCCGGCGGCCTACCGCGGCGGCGAGGTCGACATCGCCGAGTACTTCGGTGACCGCTACAAGCCGGTCGGCAGCATGTACCACTTCGTGTACTGGCCGAAGCAGACCTCGGGCGGCATCAAGACCATCAAGACGGGTGGTCCGCAGCCGGGCTCGAAGAAGGCGCTGAAGGGCAAACTGCCCTCGAAGGGTTTCCACACCTACACGCTGGAGTGGACCCCCACCAAGTACGTCTTCAAGATCGACGGCAAGGTGACGGCCACGATCAAGCAGGGCGTGTCGAAGCGGAAGCAGTTCGTGCTGTTCAGCATGCTGACGTCCGACTGGATGCTTCCGTTGCAGAAGAGCAACTCGATGCCGGCGACGATGCAGGTCGACTGGGTGAAGGTCTACCAGAAGAAGTGA
- a CDS encoding bifunctional glycosyltransferase/CDP-glycerol:glycerophosphate glycerophosphotransferase, with translation MTSAAADRSGPPRFSIVSAVYDVAPYLDDFIASIEAQSFPLDRIEILAVDDGSTDDSLARLRAWSERRPGLVTVLTKPNGGQASARNLGMRQAQGEWVTFTDPDDMIEPGYLTAVDEFLRKNPDTDLVGCRRILYWDSTKETSEHPLEHHFALGDRVVDLDESPTLFYASAPCAFVPLARVRDLGIEFDEELKPSFEDAHMLGRYLLALPAPRVGFLASADYLYRRRGDSTSEGSFTDTGRYTTVPRRGYLDLLRRGAERRGGVPAWVQNLVIYDLSWSLAYQDRAAGAGGGPRGAVAEEFHDLLAEITTHLDPDVIANFNARTIPYIWREILAHGYGPPGWRPQGVVRDRRDRAAQLDRVRYRYTGDLPAEEFVVDGVRVEPLHSKSRDLDYFERLVLRERIAWVPRGNLTASLDGVPVEVWPSDPRPPFRDKPPGWVKPKKQKRQDSRQDRLLRRFARTRVARHYLRHAWVLIDRVHDADDSAEHLFHWIRKNRPKTNAWFVIEKGTPDHKRLKSQGIRRVVPYDSLLWKLLMLNCEHLISSHADAAITNPPGLKTLIPSPKWRYSFLNHGVIKDDLSAWLNPKNAEIFVTSTPGEYESICGEGTRYVYTSKETVLSGMPRFDKVREVGLRFPPEQRDLILIAPTWRNWLVAPLAPGSQRRKLVDGFTETEFVKQWRAVLCAPDLGELAERHGLTVATLLHPNLQAVREELELPSYVTSFGFVGHDVRELFARSRVVVTDYSSMAFNAAYIDRPVVYFQFDHEAMFGGAHVGRGGYFKYERDGYGPVTYEADRALAAIREVVDRGPEPAEEYRQRIAEAFPQRDGRCSERLYEAIVASARPVGASGTVSAGPVRPNPA, from the coding sequence ATGACGTCTGCAGCTGCCGACCGGTCCGGCCCGCCGCGCTTCTCGATCGTCTCGGCGGTGTACGACGTCGCTCCGTATCTCGACGACTTCATCGCGTCGATCGAGGCGCAGAGCTTCCCGCTCGACCGGATCGAGATTCTCGCGGTCGACGACGGCTCGACGGACGACTCGCTCGCCCGGCTCCGGGCGTGGAGCGAGCGTCGACCCGGCCTGGTCACGGTGCTGACCAAGCCGAACGGCGGCCAGGCCTCCGCCCGGAACCTGGGCATGCGCCAGGCCCAGGGGGAGTGGGTCACCTTCACCGACCCGGACGACATGATCGAACCGGGATACCTGACCGCGGTCGACGAATTCCTGCGGAAGAACCCGGACACCGACCTGGTGGGCTGCCGCCGCATCCTGTACTGGGACTCGACCAAGGAGACGTCCGAGCACCCGCTGGAGCACCACTTCGCGCTCGGTGACCGCGTGGTCGACCTCGACGAGTCGCCCACGCTGTTCTACGCCAGCGCCCCCTGCGCCTTCGTGCCGCTCGCCCGGGTGCGCGACCTCGGGATCGAGTTCGACGAGGAGCTCAAGCCGAGCTTCGAGGACGCCCACATGCTCGGGCGCTACCTGCTGGCGCTGCCGGCCCCCCGGGTCGGCTTCCTCGCCTCGGCGGACTATCTCTACCGGCGCCGCGGTGACTCGACGTCCGAGGGCAGCTTCACCGACACCGGGCGCTACACGACCGTGCCGCGGCGGGGATACCTCGACCTGTTGCGCCGCGGCGCCGAGCGGCGCGGCGGAGTGCCGGCCTGGGTCCAGAACCTGGTCATCTACGACCTGTCGTGGAGCCTCGCCTACCAGGACCGCGCGGCCGGCGCCGGTGGCGGGCCACGGGGGGCGGTCGCGGAGGAGTTCCACGACCTGCTCGCGGAGATCACGACGCATCTCGACCCGGACGTCATCGCCAACTTCAACGCCCGCACCATCCCGTACATCTGGCGCGAGATCCTGGCCCACGGGTACGGCCCGCCGGGGTGGCGCCCCCAGGGCGTCGTGCGCGATCGGCGTGACCGGGCGGCACAGCTGGACCGGGTTCGCTACCGGTACACCGGCGATCTCCCGGCCGAGGAGTTCGTCGTCGACGGCGTCCGCGTGGAGCCGCTGCACTCGAAGTCCCGGGACCTGGACTACTTCGAGCGTCTCGTGCTGCGCGAGCGGATCGCCTGGGTCCCGCGGGGGAATCTGACCGCGTCGCTGGACGGCGTGCCGGTTGAGGTCTGGCCCTCCGACCCGCGCCCGCCGTTCCGTGACAAGCCGCCGGGCTGGGTCAAGCCGAAGAAGCAGAAACGACAGGACTCCAGGCAGGACCGCTTGCTGCGGCGGTTCGCGCGGACTCGCGTGGCGCGGCACTACCTGCGCCACGCGTGGGTCCTGATCGACCGCGTCCACGACGCGGACGACAGCGCCGAGCACCTGTTCCACTGGATCCGGAAGAACCGGCCGAAGACCAACGCCTGGTTCGTCATCGAGAAGGGGACGCCGGACCACAAGCGACTGAAGTCCCAGGGCATCCGCCGGGTGGTCCCGTACGACTCGCTGCTCTGGAAGCTGTTGATGCTCAACTGCGAGCACCTCATCTCCTCGCACGCCGACGCCGCCATCACGAACCCGCCGGGGCTCAAGACGCTGATCCCGTCGCCGAAGTGGCGCTACAGCTTCCTCAATCACGGCGTCATCAAGGACGACCTCTCCGCCTGGCTCAACCCCAAGAACGCGGAGATCTTCGTGACGAGCACGCCGGGGGAGTACGAGTCGATCTGCGGTGAGGGAACGCGCTACGTCTACACGTCGAAGGAGACCGTCCTCTCCGGGATGCCGCGGTTCGACAAGGTGCGGGAGGTCGGGCTGCGTTTCCCTCCGGAGCAGCGCGACCTGATCCTGATCGCCCCGACCTGGCGGAATTGGCTCGTCGCCCCGCTGGCCCCCGGGTCGCAGCGGCGCAAGCTCGTGGACGGCTTCACCGAGACCGAGTTCGTGAAGCAGTGGCGCGCCGTCCTGTGCGCGCCGGACTTGGGAGAACTGGCCGAACGTCACGGGCTGACCGTCGCCACGCTGCTCCACCCCAACCTCCAGGCCGTGCGCGAGGAACTCGAGTTGCCCTCCTACGTGACGTCGTTCGGGTTCGTCGGCCACGACGTCCGTGAGCTGTTCGCGCGGTCGCGGGTGGTGGTCACCGACTACTCCTCGATGGCCTTCAACGCCGCGTACATCGACCGACCGGTCGTGTACTTCCAGTTCGACCACGAGGCGATGTTCGGCGGGGCGCACGTGGGACGCGGCGGCTACTTCAAGTACGAGCGGGACGGCTACGGACCCGTGACCTACGAGGCCGACCGCGCACTGGCGGCGATCCGCGAGGTCGTCGACCGCGGGCCGGAGCCGGCGGAGGAGTACCGGCAGCGGATCGCGGAAGCGTTCCCTCAGCGCGACGGCCGGTGCAGCGAGCGGTTGTACGAGGCGATCGTGGCTTCCGCTCGGCCGGTCGGGGCGTCTGGCACAGTGTCGGCGGGTCCGGTCCGACCGAACCCGGCCTAG
- a CDS encoding glycoside hydrolase family 16 protein: MKVRASGLFVVLLLLLGLAACGGGDDEKTAVGEGPPLGVSVEPRKPLAGETVAITGKAGPAGRSVNLERLAGSAWEQVESTSSGEDSSFRFQVEPGSEPVTYRVVAVSTGSNKTRISEQVELRTYDSGGTLLIRPAIGLRPDGKTELLPGVAAFTPSRTGAPVVVESRSKGGSWAEVASGEQDENGEFAFRLPASADADTEYRARSEGEDGAEELVTAVVRGTPWKFVWGDEFDGTELQSHWRMWTSYRPCTVNDPSQNKVKGGVLEMFASWDTSKKPLKTEKCKDGQFLTSQIGTDQTKNFTYGIFAARMKVHPNDGVHSAFWLYPAPGTGPASPAPDDPAEKGAEVDIVEYFGDDFGNGDYHSYVYWPRREADGTITNVKTGGGQKSGQLLPKGRYPSDDWHIYSVEWTPTEYIFRMDGIETSRVKTGISHREQAIILSMLASAWETPRLEDDSLPTSMQVDWVRVWQRDEKPAR; encoded by the coding sequence GTGAAGGTCAGGGCTTCCGGGCTGTTCGTCGTACTGCTGCTGCTCCTCGGCCTCGCCGCCTGCGGCGGCGGGGACGACGAGAAGACGGCGGTGGGCGAGGGCCCGCCGCTCGGGGTCTCGGTGGAGCCGCGCAAGCCGCTCGCCGGCGAGACCGTGGCCATCACCGGCAAGGCCGGTCCGGCCGGGCGTTCGGTCAATCTCGAGCGCCTGGCGGGGTCGGCGTGGGAGCAGGTGGAGTCAACCTCCTCGGGCGAGGACAGCAGTTTCCGCTTCCAGGTCGAGCCCGGGTCCGAGCCGGTCACCTATCGGGTCGTCGCGGTCAGCACCGGCTCGAACAAGACGCGGATCTCCGAGCAGGTCGAGCTGCGGACCTACGACAGCGGCGGCACGCTGCTGATCCGTCCCGCGATCGGGCTGCGCCCCGACGGCAAGACCGAGCTGCTGCCCGGCGTCGCCGCGTTCACCCCGTCCCGCACGGGTGCACCGGTGGTCGTCGAGAGCCGGAGCAAGGGCGGGTCGTGGGCGGAGGTGGCCTCGGGGGAGCAGGACGAGAACGGCGAGTTCGCGTTCCGGCTGCCGGCGTCCGCGGACGCCGACACCGAGTACCGGGCCCGCAGCGAGGGCGAGGACGGGGCCGAGGAGCTCGTCACCGCCGTCGTCCGCGGCACGCCGTGGAAGTTCGTGTGGGGCGACGAGTTCGACGGCACCGAGCTGCAGTCGCACTGGCGGATGTGGACCTCCTACCGGCCCTGCACGGTCAACGACCCGTCGCAGAACAAGGTCAAGGGTGGCGTCCTGGAGATGTTCGCCAGCTGGGACACCTCGAAGAAGCCGCTCAAGACCGAGAAGTGCAAGGACGGCCAGTTCCTCACGAGCCAGATCGGCACCGACCAGACGAAGAACTTCACCTACGGCATCTTCGCCGCGCGGATGAAGGTGCACCCGAACGACGGCGTGCACTCGGCATTCTGGCTGTACCCGGCGCCCGGCACCGGCCCCGCCAGCCCCGCGCCGGACGACCCGGCGGAGAAGGGCGCGGAGGTCGACATCGTCGAGTACTTCGGCGACGACTTCGGCAACGGCGACTACCACAGCTACGTCTACTGGCCGCGCCGCGAGGCCGACGGGACGATCACCAACGTCAAGACCGGCGGCGGACAGAAGAGCGGCCAGCTGCTGCCGAAGGGCCGGTACCCGTCGGACGACTGGCACATCTACTCGGTGGAGTGGACCCCGACGGAGTACATCTTCCGGATGGACGGCATCGAGACGTCCCGCGTCAAGACCGGCATCTCCCACCGGGAGCAGGCGATCATCCTGAGCATGCTCGCCTCCGCGTGGGAGACCCCCCGCCTGGAGGACGACAGCCTCCCGACGAGCATGCAGGTCGACTGGGTCCGGGTCTGGCAGCGGGACGAGAAGCCCGCCCGGTAG
- a CDS encoding NAD-dependent epimerase/dehydratase family protein has product MRVLVTGAGGMLGRHLVPVLRERGHEVVAADRSDGDLGEPAAARRVVQDAAPEAVVHLAGGPGDRPEELRYANVETVRNVLIAAGETGRPHVVVLGSAAEYGDGDPAGGLIGEDAPLRPVTEYGRAKVAATVLATELAADLGIPLTVARPFNVVCARPPARTPLGNLSSQLLAQDGPERLVRCGRLDVVRDFVPATFVAEALAALVADRHLGVHNVCSGVGTTPGDVLAAMGARLGVAVRVEPVPELVALPAADRVVGDPGRLDALGVRCRPTSRDLAALCLGGAGA; this is encoded by the coding sequence GTGAGAGTGCTCGTGACCGGCGCGGGCGGGATGCTCGGCCGGCACCTCGTCCCCGTGCTCCGGGAGCGCGGCCACGAGGTGGTCGCGGCCGACCGGTCGGACGGCGACCTCGGCGAGCCCGCCGCCGCCCGGCGGGTCGTGCAGGACGCGGCGCCCGAGGCCGTCGTCCACCTGGCGGGCGGGCCGGGGGACCGACCGGAGGAGTTGCGCTACGCGAACGTCGAGACGGTCCGGAACGTACTCATCGCCGCCGGGGAGACCGGGCGTCCGCACGTCGTCGTGCTCGGCTCGGCCGCGGAGTACGGCGACGGGGACCCGGCGGGCGGGCTGATCGGGGAGGACGCCCCGCTGCGCCCGGTGACCGAGTACGGCCGGGCCAAGGTGGCGGCGACGGTGCTCGCGACGGAGCTCGCGGCGGACCTCGGAATCCCGCTGACCGTTGCGCGGCCGTTCAACGTGGTCTGCGCGCGGCCGCCGGCGCGCACGCCGTTGGGCAACCTGAGCTCGCAGCTGCTCGCGCAGGACGGCCCGGAGCGTCTCGTGCGGTGCGGGCGCCTGGACGTGGTCCGCGACTTCGTGCCGGCGACCTTCGTGGCGGAGGCGCTCGCGGCGCTCGTGGCGGACCGGCACCTCGGCGTCCACAACGTCTGCTCGGGGGTCGGGACGACTCCGGGCGACGTCCTCGCCGCGATGGGTGCCCGGCTGGGCGTCGCGGTCCGGGTGGAGCCGGTGCCCGAACTCGTGGCCCTGCCGGCCGCCGACCGCGTCGTGGGGGACCCCGGGCGCCTGGATGCCCTCGGCGTGCGGTGCCGGCCGACGAGCCGCGATTTGGCGGCGTTGTGCCTCGGGGGCGCGGGGGCCTAG